The following proteins are co-located in the Symphalangus syndactylus isolate Jambi chromosome 21, NHGRI_mSymSyn1-v2.1_pri, whole genome shotgun sequence genome:
- the RASSF7 gene encoding ras association domain-containing protein 7 isoform X2 — MRAPEGRHPRNVWPAGGAGTGGWGPCGGAAAQPFLGQTRRMRRGGPGCDRGRQVLTLCLRPPHRTGMLLGLAAMELKVWVDGIQRVVCGVSEQTTCQEVVIALAQAIGQTGRFVLVQRLREKERQLLPEECPVGAQATCGQFASDVQFVLRRTGPSLAGRPSSDSCPPPERCPIRASLPAKPRAALGCEPRKTPTPGPASSLSPPGPAAPVTPTPGCCTDLRGLELRVQRNAEELGHEAFWEQELRREQAREREGQARLQALSAATAEHAARLQALDAQARALEAELQLAAEAPGPPSPMASATERLRNDLAIQERQSAEVQGSLALVSRALEAAERALQAQAQELEELNRELRQCNLQQFIQQTGAALPPPPRPDRGPPGTQGPPPPAREESLLGTPPESHAGAQPRPRGGPHDAELLEVAAAPAPEWCPLAAQPQAL; from the exons ATGCGTGCTCCGGAGGGCCGCCACCCCAGGAATGTGTGGCCGGCGGGTGGGGCTGGCACGGGAGGGTGGGGCCCATGCGGAGGGGCGGCAGCCCAGCCGTTTCTAGGGCAGACCAGGAGAATGAGGAGAGGAGGACCAGGCTGCGATAGGGGTAGGCAGGTCCTGACCCTGTGCCTGCGCCCTCCCCACAGAACAGGCATGTTGTTGGGGCTGGCGGCCATGGAGCTGAAGGTGTGGGTGGACGGCATCCAGCGTGTGGTTTGTGGGGTCTCGGAGCAGACCACCTGCCAGGAAGTGGTCATCGCACTAGCCCAAGCAATAG gccAGACTGGCCGCTTTGTGCTTGTGCAGCGGCTTAGGGAGAAGGAGCGGCAGCTGCTGCCAGAAGAGTGTCCAGTGGGCGCCCAGGCCACCTGCGGACAGTTCGCCAGTGATGTCCAGTTTGTCCTGAGGCGCACAGGGCCCAGCCTGGCTGGGAGGCCCTCCTCAGACAGCTGTCCACCCCCGGAACGCTGCCCAATTCGTGCCAGCCTCCCTGCAAAGCCACGGGCTGCGCTGGGCTGTGAGCCCCGCAAAACACCGACCCCCGGGCCAGCCTCCAGCCTCTCACCCCCTGGGCCTGCAGCCCCTGTGACACCCACACCAGGCTGCTGCACAGACCTGCGGGGCCTGGAGCTCAGAGTGCAGAGGAATGCTGAGGAGCTGGGCCACGAGGCCTTCTGGGAGCAAGAGCTGCGCCGGGAGCAGGCCCGGGAGCGAGAGGGACAGGCACGCCTGCAGGCACTAAGTGCGGCCACTGCTGAGCATGCCGCCCGGCTGCAGGCCCTGGACGCTCAGGCCCGTGCCCTGGAGGCTGAGCTGCAGCTGGCAGCGGAGGCCCCTGGGCCCCCCTCACCTATGGCATCTGCCACTGAGCGCCTGCGCAACGACCTGGCTATTCAAGAGCGGCAGAGTGCGGAGGTGCAGGGCAGCCTGGCTCTGGTGAGCCGGGCCCTGGAGGCTGCAGAGCGAGCCTTGCAG GCTCAGGCTCAGGAGCTGGAGGAGCTGAACCGGGAGCTCCGTCAGTGCAACCTGCAGCAGTTCATCCAGCAGACCGGGGCTGCGCTGCCACCGCCCCCACGGCCTGACAGGGGCCCTCCTGGCACTCAG GGCCCTCCGCCTCCAGCCAGAGAGGAGTCCCTCCTGGGTACCCCCCCTGAGTCCCATGCTGGTGCCCAGCCTAGGCCCCGAGG TGGCCCCCATGACGCA
- the RASSF7 gene encoding ras association domain-containing protein 7 isoform X5, with protein sequence MLLGLAAMELKVWVDGIQRVVCGVSEQTTCQEVVIALAQAIGQTGRFVLVQRLREKERQLLPEECPVGAQATCGQFASDVQFVLRRTGPSLAGRPSSDSCPPPERCPIRASLPAKPRAALGCEPRKTPTPGPASSLSPPGPAAPVTPTPGCCTDLRGLELRVQRNAEELGHEAFWEQELRREQAREREGQARLQALSAATAEHAARLQALDAQARALEAELQLAAEAPGPPSPMASATERLRNDLAIQERQSAEVQGSLALVSRALEAAERALQAQAQELEELNRELRQCNLQQFIQQTGAALPPPPRPDRGPPGTQGPPPPAREESLLGTPPESHAGAQPRPRGGPHDAELLEVAAAPAPEWCPLAAQPQAL encoded by the exons ATGTTGTTGGGGCTGGCGGCCATGGAGCTGAAGGTGTGGGTGGACGGCATCCAGCGTGTGGTTTGTGGGGTCTCGGAGCAGACCACCTGCCAGGAAGTGGTCATCGCACTAGCCCAAGCAATAG gccAGACTGGCCGCTTTGTGCTTGTGCAGCGGCTTAGGGAGAAGGAGCGGCAGCTGCTGCCAGAAGAGTGTCCAGTGGGCGCCCAGGCCACCTGCGGACAGTTCGCCAGTGATGTCCAGTTTGTCCTGAGGCGCACAGGGCCCAGCCTGGCTGGGAGGCCCTCCTCAGACAGCTGTCCACCCCCGGAACGCTGCCCAATTCGTGCCAGCCTCCCTGCAAAGCCACGGGCTGCGCTGGGCTGTGAGCCCCGCAAAACACCGACCCCCGGGCCAGCCTCCAGCCTCTCACCCCCTGGGCCTGCAGCCCCTGTGACACCCACACCAGGCTGCTGCACAGACCTGCGGGGCCTGGAGCTCAGAGTGCAGAGGAATGCTGAGGAGCTGGGCCACGAGGCCTTCTGGGAGCAAGAGCTGCGCCGGGAGCAGGCCCGGGAGCGAGAGGGACAGGCACGCCTGCAGGCACTAAGTGCGGCCACTGCTGAGCATGCCGCCCGGCTGCAGGCCCTGGACGCTCAGGCCCGTGCCCTGGAGGCTGAGCTGCAGCTGGCAGCGGAGGCCCCTGGGCCCCCCTCACCTATGGCATCTGCCACTGAGCGCCTGCGCAACGACCTGGCTATTCAAGAGCGGCAGAGTGCGGAGGTGCAGGGCAGCCTGGCTCTGGTGAGCCGGGCCCTGGAGGCTGCAGAGCGAGCCTTGCAG GCTCAGGCTCAGGAGCTGGAGGAGCTGAACCGGGAGCTCCGTCAGTGCAACCTGCAGCAGTTCATCCAGCAGACCGGGGCTGCGCTGCCACCGCCCCCACGGCCTGACAGGGGCCCTCCTGGCACTCAG GGCCCTCCGCCTCCAGCCAGAGAGGAGTCCCTCCTGGGTACCCCCCCTGAGTCCCATGCTGGTGCCCAGCCTAGGCCCCGAGG TGGCCCCCATGACGCA
- the RASSF7 gene encoding ras association domain-containing protein 7 isoform X3 encodes MRAPEGRHPRNVWPAGGAGTGGWGPCGGAAAQPFLGQTRRMRRGGPGCDRGRQVLTLCLRPPHRTGMLLGLAAMELKVWVDGIQRVVCGVSEQTTCQEVVIALAQAIGQTGRFVLVQRLREKERQLLPEECPVGAQATCGQFASDVQFVLRRTGPSLAGRPSSDSCPPPERCPIRASLPAKPRAALGCEPRKTPTPGPASSLSPPGPAAPVTPTPGCCTDLRGLELRVQRNAEELGHEAFWEQELRREQAREREGQARLQALSAATAEHAARLQALDAQARALEAELQLAAEAPGPPSPMASATERLRNDLAIQERQSAEVQGSLALVSRALEAAERALQAQAQELEELNRELRQCNLQQFIQQTGAALPPPPRPDRGPPGTQWPP; translated from the exons ATGCGTGCTCCGGAGGGCCGCCACCCCAGGAATGTGTGGCCGGCGGGTGGGGCTGGCACGGGAGGGTGGGGCCCATGCGGAGGGGCGGCAGCCCAGCCGTTTCTAGGGCAGACCAGGAGAATGAGGAGAGGAGGACCAGGCTGCGATAGGGGTAGGCAGGTCCTGACCCTGTGCCTGCGCCCTCCCCACAGAACAGGCATGTTGTTGGGGCTGGCGGCCATGGAGCTGAAGGTGTGGGTGGACGGCATCCAGCGTGTGGTTTGTGGGGTCTCGGAGCAGACCACCTGCCAGGAAGTGGTCATCGCACTAGCCCAAGCAATAG gccAGACTGGCCGCTTTGTGCTTGTGCAGCGGCTTAGGGAGAAGGAGCGGCAGCTGCTGCCAGAAGAGTGTCCAGTGGGCGCCCAGGCCACCTGCGGACAGTTCGCCAGTGATGTCCAGTTTGTCCTGAGGCGCACAGGGCCCAGCCTGGCTGGGAGGCCCTCCTCAGACAGCTGTCCACCCCCGGAACGCTGCCCAATTCGTGCCAGCCTCCCTGCAAAGCCACGGGCTGCGCTGGGCTGTGAGCCCCGCAAAACACCGACCCCCGGGCCAGCCTCCAGCCTCTCACCCCCTGGGCCTGCAGCCCCTGTGACACCCACACCAGGCTGCTGCACAGACCTGCGGGGCCTGGAGCTCAGAGTGCAGAGGAATGCTGAGGAGCTGGGCCACGAGGCCTTCTGGGAGCAAGAGCTGCGCCGGGAGCAGGCCCGGGAGCGAGAGGGACAGGCACGCCTGCAGGCACTAAGTGCGGCCACTGCTGAGCATGCCGCCCGGCTGCAGGCCCTGGACGCTCAGGCCCGTGCCCTGGAGGCTGAGCTGCAGCTGGCAGCGGAGGCCCCTGGGCCCCCCTCACCTATGGCATCTGCCACTGAGCGCCTGCGCAACGACCTGGCTATTCAAGAGCGGCAGAGTGCGGAGGTGCAGGGCAGCCTGGCTCTGGTGAGCCGGGCCCTGGAGGCTGCAGAGCGAGCCTTGCAG GCTCAGGCTCAGGAGCTGGAGGAGCTGAACCGGGAGCTCCGTCAGTGCAACCTGCAGCAGTTCATCCAGCAGACCGGGGCTGCGCTGCCACCGCCCCCACGGCCTGACAGGGGCCCTCCTGGCACTCAG TGGCCCCCATGA
- the RASSF7 gene encoding ras association domain-containing protein 7 isoform X1 gives MRAPEGRHPRNVWPAGGAGTGGWGPCGGAAAQPFLGQTRRMRRGGPGCDRGRQVLTLCLRPPHRTGMLLGLAAMELKVWVDGIQRVVCGVSEQTTCQEVVIALAQAIGQTGRFVLVQRLREKERQLLPEECPVGAQATCGQFASDVQFVLRRTGPSLAGRPSSDSCPPPERCPIRASLPAKPRAALGCEPRKTPTPGPASSLSPPGPAAPVTPTPGCCTDLRGLELRVQRNAEELGHEAFWEQELRREQAREREGQARLQALSAATAEHAARLQALDAQARALEAELQLAAEAPGPPSPMASATERLRNDLAIQERQSAEVQGSLALVSRALEAAERALQAQAQELEELNRELRQCNLQQFIQQTGAALPPPPRPDRGPPGTQGPPPPAREESLLGTPPESHAGAQPRPRGYVCAPHPPGAPGPPVAAATSACVLPQWPP, from the exons ATGCGTGCTCCGGAGGGCCGCCACCCCAGGAATGTGTGGCCGGCGGGTGGGGCTGGCACGGGAGGGTGGGGCCCATGCGGAGGGGCGGCAGCCCAGCCGTTTCTAGGGCAGACCAGGAGAATGAGGAGAGGAGGACCAGGCTGCGATAGGGGTAGGCAGGTCCTGACCCTGTGCCTGCGCCCTCCCCACAGAACAGGCATGTTGTTGGGGCTGGCGGCCATGGAGCTGAAGGTGTGGGTGGACGGCATCCAGCGTGTGGTTTGTGGGGTCTCGGAGCAGACCACCTGCCAGGAAGTGGTCATCGCACTAGCCCAAGCAATAG gccAGACTGGCCGCTTTGTGCTTGTGCAGCGGCTTAGGGAGAAGGAGCGGCAGCTGCTGCCAGAAGAGTGTCCAGTGGGCGCCCAGGCCACCTGCGGACAGTTCGCCAGTGATGTCCAGTTTGTCCTGAGGCGCACAGGGCCCAGCCTGGCTGGGAGGCCCTCCTCAGACAGCTGTCCACCCCCGGAACGCTGCCCAATTCGTGCCAGCCTCCCTGCAAAGCCACGGGCTGCGCTGGGCTGTGAGCCCCGCAAAACACCGACCCCCGGGCCAGCCTCCAGCCTCTCACCCCCTGGGCCTGCAGCCCCTGTGACACCCACACCAGGCTGCTGCACAGACCTGCGGGGCCTGGAGCTCAGAGTGCAGAGGAATGCTGAGGAGCTGGGCCACGAGGCCTTCTGGGAGCAAGAGCTGCGCCGGGAGCAGGCCCGGGAGCGAGAGGGACAGGCACGCCTGCAGGCACTAAGTGCGGCCACTGCTGAGCATGCCGCCCGGCTGCAGGCCCTGGACGCTCAGGCCCGTGCCCTGGAGGCTGAGCTGCAGCTGGCAGCGGAGGCCCCTGGGCCCCCCTCACCTATGGCATCTGCCACTGAGCGCCTGCGCAACGACCTGGCTATTCAAGAGCGGCAGAGTGCGGAGGTGCAGGGCAGCCTGGCTCTGGTGAGCCGGGCCCTGGAGGCTGCAGAGCGAGCCTTGCAG GCTCAGGCTCAGGAGCTGGAGGAGCTGAACCGGGAGCTCCGTCAGTGCAACCTGCAGCAGTTCATCCAGCAGACCGGGGCTGCGCTGCCACCGCCCCCACGGCCTGACAGGGGCCCTCCTGGCACTCAG GGCCCTCCGCCTCCAGCCAGAGAGGAGTCCCTCCTGGGTACCCCCCCTGAGTCCCATGCTGGTGCCCAGCCTAGGCCCCGAGGGTATGTCTGTGCCCCACATCCCCCTGGGGCACCGGGCCCTCCTGTGGCTGCAGCCACCTCAGCCTGTGTCCTCCCGCAGTGGCCCCCATGA
- the RASSF7 gene encoding ras association domain-containing protein 7 isoform X4 codes for MLLGLAAMELKVWVDGIQRVVCGVSEQTTCQEVVIALAQAIGQTGRFVLVQRLREKERQLLPEECPVGAQATCGQFASDVQFVLRRTGPSLAGRPSSDSCPPPERCPIRASLPAKPRAALGCEPRKTPTPGPASSLSPPGPAAPVTPTPGCCTDLRGLELRVQRNAEELGHEAFWEQELRREQAREREGQARLQALSAATAEHAARLQALDAQARALEAELQLAAEAPGPPSPMASATERLRNDLAIQERQSAEVQGSLALVSRALEAAERALQAQAQELEELNRELRQCNLQQFIQQTGAALPPPPRPDRGPPGTQGPPPPAREESLLGTPPESHAGAQPRPRGYVCAPHPPGAPGPPVAAATSACVLPQWPP; via the exons ATGTTGTTGGGGCTGGCGGCCATGGAGCTGAAGGTGTGGGTGGACGGCATCCAGCGTGTGGTTTGTGGGGTCTCGGAGCAGACCACCTGCCAGGAAGTGGTCATCGCACTAGCCCAAGCAATAG gccAGACTGGCCGCTTTGTGCTTGTGCAGCGGCTTAGGGAGAAGGAGCGGCAGCTGCTGCCAGAAGAGTGTCCAGTGGGCGCCCAGGCCACCTGCGGACAGTTCGCCAGTGATGTCCAGTTTGTCCTGAGGCGCACAGGGCCCAGCCTGGCTGGGAGGCCCTCCTCAGACAGCTGTCCACCCCCGGAACGCTGCCCAATTCGTGCCAGCCTCCCTGCAAAGCCACGGGCTGCGCTGGGCTGTGAGCCCCGCAAAACACCGACCCCCGGGCCAGCCTCCAGCCTCTCACCCCCTGGGCCTGCAGCCCCTGTGACACCCACACCAGGCTGCTGCACAGACCTGCGGGGCCTGGAGCTCAGAGTGCAGAGGAATGCTGAGGAGCTGGGCCACGAGGCCTTCTGGGAGCAAGAGCTGCGCCGGGAGCAGGCCCGGGAGCGAGAGGGACAGGCACGCCTGCAGGCACTAAGTGCGGCCACTGCTGAGCATGCCGCCCGGCTGCAGGCCCTGGACGCTCAGGCCCGTGCCCTGGAGGCTGAGCTGCAGCTGGCAGCGGAGGCCCCTGGGCCCCCCTCACCTATGGCATCTGCCACTGAGCGCCTGCGCAACGACCTGGCTATTCAAGAGCGGCAGAGTGCGGAGGTGCAGGGCAGCCTGGCTCTGGTGAGCCGGGCCCTGGAGGCTGCAGAGCGAGCCTTGCAG GCTCAGGCTCAGGAGCTGGAGGAGCTGAACCGGGAGCTCCGTCAGTGCAACCTGCAGCAGTTCATCCAGCAGACCGGGGCTGCGCTGCCACCGCCCCCACGGCCTGACAGGGGCCCTCCTGGCACTCAG GGCCCTCCGCCTCCAGCCAGAGAGGAGTCCCTCCTGGGTACCCCCCCTGAGTCCCATGCTGGTGCCCAGCCTAGGCCCCGAGGGTATGTCTGTGCCCCACATCCCCCTGGGGCACCGGGCCCTCCTGTGGCTGCAGCCACCTCAGCCTGTGTCCTCCCGCAGTGGCCCCCATGA
- the RASSF7 gene encoding ras association domain-containing protein 7 isoform X6, with the protein MLLGLAAMELKVWVDGIQRVVCGVSEQTTCQEVVIALAQAIGQTGRFVLVQRLREKERQLLPEECPVGAQATCGQFASDVQFVLRRTGPSLAGRPSSDSCPPPERCPIRASLPAKPRAALGCEPRKTPTPGPASSLSPPGPAAPVTPTPGCCTDLRGLELRVQRNAEELGHEAFWEQELRREQAREREGQARLQALSAATAEHAARLQALDAQARALEAELQLAAEAPGPPSPMASATERLRNDLAIQERQSAEVQGSLALVSRALEAAERALQAQAQELEELNRELRQCNLQQFIQQTGAALPPPPRPDRGPPGTQWPP; encoded by the exons ATGTTGTTGGGGCTGGCGGCCATGGAGCTGAAGGTGTGGGTGGACGGCATCCAGCGTGTGGTTTGTGGGGTCTCGGAGCAGACCACCTGCCAGGAAGTGGTCATCGCACTAGCCCAAGCAATAG gccAGACTGGCCGCTTTGTGCTTGTGCAGCGGCTTAGGGAGAAGGAGCGGCAGCTGCTGCCAGAAGAGTGTCCAGTGGGCGCCCAGGCCACCTGCGGACAGTTCGCCAGTGATGTCCAGTTTGTCCTGAGGCGCACAGGGCCCAGCCTGGCTGGGAGGCCCTCCTCAGACAGCTGTCCACCCCCGGAACGCTGCCCAATTCGTGCCAGCCTCCCTGCAAAGCCACGGGCTGCGCTGGGCTGTGAGCCCCGCAAAACACCGACCCCCGGGCCAGCCTCCAGCCTCTCACCCCCTGGGCCTGCAGCCCCTGTGACACCCACACCAGGCTGCTGCACAGACCTGCGGGGCCTGGAGCTCAGAGTGCAGAGGAATGCTGAGGAGCTGGGCCACGAGGCCTTCTGGGAGCAAGAGCTGCGCCGGGAGCAGGCCCGGGAGCGAGAGGGACAGGCACGCCTGCAGGCACTAAGTGCGGCCACTGCTGAGCATGCCGCCCGGCTGCAGGCCCTGGACGCTCAGGCCCGTGCCCTGGAGGCTGAGCTGCAGCTGGCAGCGGAGGCCCCTGGGCCCCCCTCACCTATGGCATCTGCCACTGAGCGCCTGCGCAACGACCTGGCTATTCAAGAGCGGCAGAGTGCGGAGGTGCAGGGCAGCCTGGCTCTGGTGAGCCGGGCCCTGGAGGCTGCAGAGCGAGCCTTGCAG GCTCAGGCTCAGGAGCTGGAGGAGCTGAACCGGGAGCTCCGTCAGTGCAACCTGCAGCAGTTCATCCAGCAGACCGGGGCTGCGCTGCCACCGCCCCCACGGCCTGACAGGGGCCCTCCTGGCACTCAG TGGCCCCCATGA